One window of the Triticum dicoccoides isolate Atlit2015 ecotype Zavitan chromosome 3B, WEW_v2.0, whole genome shotgun sequence genome contains the following:
- the LOC119280750 gene encoding uncharacterized protein LOC119280750 — MIRRSRRRRGTYLTDDDDLLREILLRLPPRPSSLPRASAVCKRWRGLVTDPKFLRRFYAHHRKPPLIGVFNDRYPDRVAFRAILGRPNRIPPQRFDLRRHGVETDSGSRTRLLGCRHARVLLMDHVHTELVVCAPVTGEQRRVPVPPDLVRGFLNGAVLCAAGDLGHVHGDCHSSPFKVVSVSRKDNRPTARVYSSETATWGNLITTTDRCELVAANPGILVGDALYWSPRSVGPGGLTDDIIKFDLGRQILAVIKGPPGFNESCSHQIIHTEDGVVGLAILSRSGLEIWQRKVSCHGAATWLLQKTVEMHIILGIAPQNEGSRGAMELLGYDEDNGVLFLYAAAYVYMVQLMSMQSNELHLSNSTNKCHPFTCFYAPAIPGGRNGPEMLQDT; from the exons ATgatccgccgcagccgccgccgccgcggcaccTACCTGACTGACGACGACGACCTCCTCCGGGAAATCCTCCTACGCCTCCCGCCGCGGCCGTCCTCCCTCCCGCGCGCATCCGCCGTCTGCAAGCGCTGGCGGGGCCTCGTCACCGACCCAAAGTTCCTCCGCCGCTTCTATGCCCACCACCGGAAGCCGCCCCTCATCGGCGTCTTCAACGACCGCTACCCCGATAGGGTTGCGTTCAGGGCCATCCTGGGCCGTCCCAACCGCATCCCTCCTCAGCGCTTCGACCTGCGGCGCCACGGCGTCGAAACTGACTCCGGCTCCAGGACCCGACTGCTCGGGTGCCGCCACGCCCGCGTCCTCCTCATGGACCATGTGCACACAGAACTCGTTGTGTGCGCCCCTGTCACCGGCGAGCAGCGTCGGGTCCCTGTTCCCCCGGACCTCGTGAGGGGCTTCCTCAACGGCGCGGTGCTCTGTGCTGCAGGCGATCTTGGCCATGTGCACGGCGACTGCCACTCGAGCCCCTTCAAAGTGGTCTCGGTGTCAAGAAAGGATAATCGACCGACCGCCCGTGTTTACTCCTCAGAGACTGCCACATGGGGCAATCTCATAACGACAACAGATCGATGTGAGCTTGTTGCTGCTAATCCTGGGATCCTTGTTGGTGATGCTCTTTACTGGTCACCTAGATCTGTGGGTCCTGGTGGTCTCACCGACGACATAATAAAGTTTGATTTGGGTAGACAGATCCTTGCTGTCATCAAAGGGCCTCCTGGTTTCAATGAATCCTGCAGCCATCAGATCATCCATACAGAGGATGGTGTTGTTGGTCTTGCCATATTGTCACGGAGTGGACTTGAAATATGGCAGAGGAAGGTCAGCTGTCATGGTGCTGCCACATGGTTGCTGCAGAAGACTGTTGAAATGCATATTATTCTTGGGATAGCTCCTCAAAATGAAGGATCTCGCGGAGCGATGGAACTACTAGGGTACGACGAGGATAATGGTGTACTGTTTTTATATGCGGCCGCCTATGTCTACATGGTTCAACTGATGTCAATGCAATCCAATGAACTTCATCTAAGCAATTCTACCAATAAGTGTCATCCTTTCACATGTTTCTATGCACCAG CCATTCCTGGTGGACGCAATGGACCTGAAATGCTGCAAGATACGTAG